In the Pseudomonas sp. DTU_2021_1001937_2_SI_NGA_ILE_001 genome, one interval contains:
- a CDS encoding FUSC family protein — protein sequence MSLALQRVGGLPWRREFDLWLRSDGVTWVYVAKVLLAAFLTYWLALRLELPQPRIAVITVVLVMQPQSGQVFAKSFYRLLGTLAGSAMMVLLMALFGQDSVPFLGCLALWVGLCAAGAARFRNFRAYAFVLAGYTAALIGLPALSQPETAFMAAVWRVLEIFLGILCSTLVSAAILPQSASAALRNSLFQRFGRFARFVVDGLRHGHDQAAFEAGNLRFVGEAIGLEGLRSVTLFEDPAMRRRNGRLNRLNSEFMAITTRFNALHQLLERLRSQRLGLVLRQVEPGLHSLAALLEHCADQALTLDDAARLVIRLEHWQADLPPMVRRLRRELEAAAPSQDERLDFHTAFELLYRLASELHNYALTHASLADHNHVREQWEEPFVNRTHGMAVLGAGVRATLVVALMSAWWVLTAWPSGATLILVAAVTVALSSMNANPWRMSLQMACGTALGALFGFVETFLVFPRIDGFPLLCLVLAPVLALGTFLSSRVQWSGIGLGLMLFFCMGTLPGNLTLYQPYPFINDYLAMLVATLLCSAAGAVVLPPNSRWMWRHLEDDLRRQVVFAISAPLKRLGSSFESQTRDVMHHADALAAGRPEVRQQLLRWMFVVLEIGHAIIELRREQALLPVHPSYAEHRSWRLSIRSMGRALIRLFIQPDARNLARSLAAVERAIMRVRQTDEPFASHFDTSPLRRVESYLHFIRTCLLDPRSPLAAHTRRGIANAA from the coding sequence GTGAGCCTGGCCCTGCAACGCGTTGGCGGCCTGCCCTGGCGTCGTGAATTCGACCTGTGGCTGCGCAGCGATGGCGTGACCTGGGTGTACGTTGCCAAGGTGCTGCTGGCCGCTTTCCTGACCTACTGGCTGGCGCTGCGCCTGGAATTGCCACAGCCGCGTATTGCGGTGATCACCGTGGTGCTGGTGATGCAGCCGCAGAGTGGCCAGGTGTTTGCCAAGAGCTTCTACCGGCTGCTCGGCACGCTGGCCGGCTCGGCGATGATGGTGCTGTTGATGGCTCTGTTTGGTCAGGACTCGGTGCCCTTTCTCGGTTGCCTGGCGTTGTGGGTGGGGCTGTGCGCGGCGGGGGCTGCGCGCTTTCGCAACTTTCGCGCCTACGCCTTCGTGCTGGCCGGCTACACCGCCGCCTTGATCGGCCTGCCGGCCCTGTCGCAACCCGAGACGGCATTCATGGCGGCGGTGTGGCGGGTCCTGGAAATCTTCCTCGGCATTCTGTGTTCCACCCTGGTCAGCGCGGCGATTCTGCCGCAGAGCGCCAGCGCGGCGCTGCGCAACAGCCTGTTCCAGCGCTTCGGCCGGTTTGCCCGGTTCGTCGTCGATGGCTTGCGCCATGGCCACGATCAGGCGGCGTTCGAGGCCGGCAACCTGCGCTTCGTCGGCGAGGCCATCGGCCTTGAAGGGCTGCGCAGCGTGACCCTGTTCGAAGACCCGGCCATGCGTCGGCGCAATGGTCGGCTGAACCGCCTCAACAGTGAGTTCATGGCCATCACCACGCGCTTCAATGCCCTGCACCAGCTGCTGGAGCGCCTGCGCAGCCAGCGCCTGGGTTTGGTGTTGCGGCAGGTCGAACCAGGGCTGCACAGCCTGGCGGCGTTGCTCGAACACTGCGCCGACCAGGCGCTGACCCTGGATGACGCCGCGCGCCTGGTGATCCGTCTGGAACACTGGCAGGCCGACCTGCCACCCATGGTGCGGCGCCTGCGCCGGGAGCTGGAAGCGGCCGCTCCCAGCCAGGATGAACGCCTGGATTTCCACACCGCCTTCGAGTTGCTCTACCGCCTGGCCAGCGAACTGCATAACTACGCCCTGACCCACGCGTCGCTGGCTGACCATAATCACGTGCGTGAGCAGTGGGAGGAGCCCTTCGTCAATCGCACCCATGGCATGGCGGTGCTGGGCGCCGGTGTCCGCGCCACCCTGGTGGTGGCGCTGATGAGCGCCTGGTGGGTACTCACCGCCTGGCCCAGCGGTGCCACGCTGATCCTGGTTGCGGCAGTGACCGTGGCGCTGTCATCGATGAACGCCAATCCCTGGCGCATGTCGCTGCAGATGGCCTGCGGCACCGCACTTGGCGCGCTGTTCGGCTTCGTCGAGACTTTTCTGGTGTTTCCGCGTATCGATGGCTTCCCCTTGCTGTGCCTGGTGCTGGCCCCGGTGTTGGCGCTGGGCACCTTTCTGTCGTCGCGGGTGCAGTGGTCGGGCATCGGGTTGGGGCTGATGCTGTTCTTCTGCATGGGTACGCTGCCGGGTAACCTGACGCTCTACCAGCCTTACCCGTTCATCAACGATTACCTGGCGATGCTGGTCGCGACCCTGCTGTGCAGTGCCGCGGGGGCCGTGGTGCTGCCGCCCAACAGCCGCTGGATGTGGCGCCACCTGGAGGATGACCTGCGCCGTCAGGTGGTGTTCGCCATCAGCGCGCCGCTCAAGCGTCTGGGATCGAGCTTCGAGAGCCAGACCCGCGACGTGATGCACCATGCCGATGCCCTGGCCGCCGGCCGACCCGAGGTTCGCCAGCAGCTGCTGCGCTGGATGTTCGTGGTGCTGGAAATCGGCCACGCGATCATCGAGTTGCGCCGCGAACAGGCGTTGCTGCCGGTGCATCCCAGCTACGCCGAACACCGTTCGTGGCGTTTGTCGATCCGCAGCATGGGGCGTGCGCTGATCCGCCTGTTCATTCAACCAGACGCGCGCAACCTGGCGCGTAGCCTGGCGGCGGTGGAGCGGGCCATCATGCGGGTCAGGCAGACCGACGAGCCCTTCGCTTCGCATTTCGACACTTCGCCGCTGCGGCGGGTGGAGAGCTACCTGCACTTCATCCGCACCTGCCTGCTGGACCCGCGTTCACCGCTGGCTGCCCATACCCGCCGAGGGATTGCCAATGCCGCGTGA
- a CDS encoding DUF1656 domain-containing protein has product MPREIAFFDLYMPSMGLLFVLAMILAWLLDRLLSGLDLYRLFWHPALLRLSLFACLFGALALPLYR; this is encoded by the coding sequence ATGCCGCGTGAAATCGCGTTCTTCGACCTGTACATGCCAAGCATGGGCCTGTTGTTCGTGCTGGCCATGATCCTCGCCTGGCTGCTCGACCGGCTGCTATCCGGGCTGGACCTGTACCGGCTGTTCTGGCACCCGGCGCTGCTGCGCCTGAGCCTGTTCGCCTGCCTGTTCGGCGCGTTGGCGCTGCCCCTTTATCGTTGA
- a CDS encoding HlyD family secretion protein — protein MKKLFSLAATLSILALAVVLGRAVWVHYMDTPWTRDGRVRADIINVAPDVSGLVERVAVRDNQAVSKGDLLLQIDAEHYRLAVRQARAEVAARKAAWDMRAANARRRADMDALVISAENRDDAGYQALAAQAEYQQAQSRLEAAELNLARTQVRASVDGYVTNLNVHPGDYAHADEAKMALIDRHSYWVYGFFEETKLPQVHVGDRAELEMMSGERLTGRVDSIARGIYDRDNPQSRELLADVNPTFNWVRLAQRVPVRIHLDPVPEDFVLAAGMTCTVILKPEGTQQSRATTR, from the coding sequence ATGAAAAAGCTGTTCAGTCTTGCCGCGACGCTGTCGATTCTCGCTCTGGCCGTGGTGCTGGGGCGCGCCGTGTGGGTGCACTACATGGATACGCCCTGGACCCGCGACGGGCGGGTCAGGGCCGACATCATCAACGTCGCGCCGGATGTCTCGGGGTTGGTGGAGCGGGTGGCGGTGCGTGACAACCAGGCGGTCAGCAAGGGTGACCTGCTGTTGCAGATCGACGCCGAGCACTACCGCCTGGCGGTGCGCCAGGCACGTGCCGAAGTCGCTGCCCGCAAGGCCGCCTGGGACATGCGCGCCGCCAACGCGCGACGCCGTGCCGACATGGATGCCCTGGTGATCTCGGCGGAGAACCGCGATGACGCCGGGTATCAGGCCCTGGCCGCACAGGCCGAATACCAGCAGGCCCAGTCGCGCCTTGAGGCTGCCGAACTGAACCTGGCACGCACCCAGGTGCGCGCCTCGGTGGATGGCTATGTCACCAACCTCAACGTCCACCCCGGTGACTATGCCCACGCCGACGAAGCCAAGATGGCGCTGATCGACCGCCACTCCTACTGGGTATACGGCTTCTTCGAAGAAACCAAGCTGCCACAGGTGCACGTCGGTGACCGCGCCGAGCTGGAAATGATGAGCGGCGAACGCCTGACCGGCCGAGTGGACAGCATTGCCCGCGGCATCTACGACCGCGACAACCCGCAAAGCCGCGAACTGCTCGCCGACGTCAACCCGACCTTCAACTGGGTCCGCCTGGCCCAGCGCGTGCCCGTGCGCATCCACCTCGACCCGGTGCCGGAAGATTTCGTTCTCGCGGCGGGCATGACCTGCACGGTGATTCTCAAGCCAGAGGGCACCCAGCAGAGCAGGGCCACAACTCGATAG
- a CDS encoding type II toxin-antitoxin system RelE/ParE family toxin — protein sequence MQVLKRRDFTRWQAQQGLADACLCRAVEDMQRGLIDADLGSGLYKQRIAREGSGKSRGYQTLLSVKFGDLCVFLHGFAKSEKASVSAIEKRALQHAGKVFLELSPHQLNEAISLGLLIEVRCEQNH from the coding sequence ATGCAGGTACTCAAGCGCAGGGATTTCACGCGGTGGCAAGCGCAGCAGGGGTTGGCAGATGCCTGCCTGTGTCGTGCGGTCGAAGATATGCAGCGTGGCCTGATAGACGCCGACCTGGGGAGCGGCTTGTACAAGCAGCGCATCGCTCGGGAAGGCAGCGGTAAAAGCCGGGGCTATCAAACCCTACTGTCTGTCAAGTTCGGCGATCTATGTGTGTTCCTGCATGGTTTTGCCAAAAGCGAAAAGGCAAGCGTCTCGGCAATCGAAAAAAGAGCGCTACAACATGCCGGTAAGGTTTTTCTAGAGCTGTCACCACATCAGCTCAATGAGGCTATTTCCCTGGGGCTGCTGATAGAGGTTCGTTGTGAGCAAAATCATTGA
- a CDS encoding helix-turn-helix domain-containing protein: MSKIIESLSRDMSALYQAGLIDKVTMREFEALSPSPVREFSASDIRLLRERLRFSQPVFALHLHTSASTVRKWEQGETRPAGPALKLLNVIAEKGIQAIL, from the coding sequence GTGAGCAAAATCATTGAATCCCTTTCCCGCGACATGAGCGCGCTTTACCAGGCGGGCTTGATCGACAAGGTTACGATGCGAGAATTCGAGGCACTGTCACCTTCCCCTGTACGCGAGTTCAGCGCGTCAGATATCCGCCTGTTGCGTGAACGGCTGAGGTTCAGTCAGCCAGTATTTGCCCTTCACCTGCATACCTCGGCGTCCACGGTCAGGAAGTGGGAGCAGGGAGAAACCCGCCCGGCTGGTCCGGCGCTCAAATTGCTGAATGTCATTGCCGAAAAGGGCATTCAAGCGATTCTCTGA
- a CDS encoding SDR family oxidoreductase: MPVTLITGCSSGIGRALADALRAAGHDVWATARKPADVEALAGAGFRAVQLDVNDAPAVQALATRLEPEGLDILINNAGYGAMGPLLDGGVDAMQRQFETNVFAVVGVTQALLPALRRKRGLVVNIGSVSGVLVTPFAGAYCASKAAVHALSDALRMELAPFGVRVMEVQPGAIASQFASNASQEAEQLMAEQSPWWPLREGIRARARASQDHPTSAEAFAQGVLGALQRSNPPRLLRLGNGARALPLMARWLPQGLLEWVLKKRFGLDRQLP, translated from the coding sequence ATGCCCGTAACGCTAATCACCGGTTGCTCCAGCGGTATCGGCCGCGCCCTGGCCGATGCCCTGCGTGCGGCCGGCCACGATGTGTGGGCCACCGCGCGCAAGCCGGCTGACGTCGAAGCCCTGGCAGGCGCCGGTTTCCGCGCCGTGCAGCTGGACGTCAACGACGCGCCGGCCGTGCAGGCCCTGGCTACGCGCCTCGAGCCCGAGGGGCTGGACATCCTCATCAACAACGCTGGCTACGGCGCCATGGGGCCACTGCTGGACGGCGGCGTAGACGCGATGCAGCGCCAGTTCGAGACCAACGTCTTCGCCGTGGTCGGCGTGACCCAGGCCCTGCTGCCGGCACTGCGGCGCAAGCGCGGGCTGGTGGTGAACATCGGCAGCGTGTCCGGGGTGCTGGTCACCCCATTCGCGGGTGCCTACTGCGCGTCGAAGGCCGCCGTGCATGCACTGAGCGACGCGCTGCGCATGGAACTGGCACCGTTCGGGGTTCGGGTCATGGAAGTGCAGCCAGGCGCCATTGCCTCGCAGTTCGCCAGCAATGCCAGCCAGGAGGCCGAACAGCTGATGGCCGAGCAGTCGCCCTGGTGGCCGTTGCGCGAAGGCATCCGCGCCCGCGCCCGCGCCTCGCAGGACCACCCGACCTCTGCAGAAGCCTTCGCCCAGGGCGTGTTGGGCGCCCTGCAACGCTCGAACCCGCCGCGCCTGCTGCGCCTGGGCAACGGTGCTCGCGCCCTGCCCTTGATGGCCCGCTGGCTGCCGCAGGGGCTGCTGGAATGGGTGCTGAAAAAACGCTTCGGCCTCGACCGCCAGTTGCCCTAG
- a CDS encoding multidrug transporter, translating to MLIGVLLIVTWLILLLRYPAKALPVSLVAAVALGLVATLVIWQDHRETRQLERLDLRLSLARQSCPADRPLQIRLTNTNSVPLVELRWQVGAYAPGDTVNLVDNTYTSARYRGPGELQAGAAWQECLPLPTLRSGYRPDSLEFRAEHLQGSFSN from the coding sequence ATGCTGATCGGCGTGCTGTTGATCGTCACCTGGCTCATCCTGTTGCTGCGCTACCCGGCCAAGGCCCTGCCAGTGTCGCTGGTGGCCGCCGTGGCGCTGGGTTTGGTCGCCACCCTGGTGATCTGGCAGGACCACCGTGAAACCCGCCAGCTCGAACGTCTCGACCTGCGCCTGAGTCTGGCTCGACAAAGCTGCCCGGCCGACCGGCCCCTGCAGATCAGGCTGACCAACACCAACAGCGTGCCGCTGGTCGAGCTGCGCTGGCAGGTGGGCGCCTACGCACCGGGCGACACGGTCAACCTGGTCGACAACACCTATACTTCGGCGCGCTACCGCGGCCCGGGTGAACTCCAGGCCGGCGCCGCATGGCAGGAATGCCTGCCCCTCCCCACCCTGCGCAGCGGCTACCGCCCCGACAGCCTCGAATTTCGCGCCGAGCATCTGCAAGGCAGCTTCTCGAACTAG
- a CDS encoding mannose-1-phosphate guanylyltransferase/mannose-6-phosphate isomerase: MIPVILSGGSGSRLWPLSRKQFPKQFLALTGEHTLFQQTLERLVFEGMELPIVVCNKEHRFIVNEQLAAVNLETQAVIMEPFGRNTAPAVALTAMMMVNEGKDDLMLVLPADHVIEDQKALQRALALATVAAERGEMVLFGVPATKPETGYGYIKSTGDSLLPEGVRRVQSFVEKPDEKRAQEFVEAGGYYWNSGMFLFRASRFLEELKKHDPDIYETCVLTLERSKHEDGGIEIDEATFACCPDNSIDYAVMEKTQRACVVPLTAGWSDVGCWSSLWDVHQKDENGNVTKGDVVIQDSRNCMIHGNGKLVSVIGLDNIVVVETKDAMMIAHKDKVQGVKQMVNTLNEQGRSETQSHLEVYRPWGSYDSVDMGGRFQVKRISVKPGASLSLQMHHHRAEHWIVVSGTAQVTCDENVFLLTENQSTYIPIASVHRLKNPGKIPLEIIEVQSGSYLGEDDIERFEDVYGRTDSVESGVRTQTIAR, from the coding sequence ATGATTCCAGTCATCCTGTCAGGCGGTAGCGGTTCTCGACTCTGGCCACTGTCGCGCAAGCAATTCCCCAAGCAGTTCCTGGCCCTGACCGGTGAACACACCCTGTTCCAGCAGACCCTCGAGCGCCTGGTGTTCGAAGGCATGGAACTGCCCATCGTGGTGTGCAACAAGGAGCACCGGTTCATCGTCAACGAGCAGCTGGCGGCAGTGAACCTCGAGACCCAGGCAGTGATCATGGAGCCCTTCGGCCGCAACACAGCGCCGGCCGTGGCCCTGACCGCGATGATGATGGTCAACGAAGGCAAAGACGATCTGATGCTGGTCCTGCCGGCCGACCACGTGATCGAAGACCAGAAGGCCCTGCAGCGCGCCCTGGCCCTGGCCACCGTGGCCGCCGAGCGTGGCGAGATGGTGCTGTTCGGCGTGCCGGCCACCAAGCCGGAAACCGGCTACGGCTACATCAAGTCCACGGGCGACTCGCTGCTGCCTGAAGGCGTGCGCCGCGTGCAGAGCTTCGTCGAGAAGCCTGACGAAAAACGTGCCCAGGAATTCGTCGAGGCCGGCGGCTACTACTGGAACAGCGGCATGTTCCTGTTCCGCGCCAGCCGCTTCCTCGAAGAGCTGAAAAAGCATGATCCGGACATCTACGAAACCTGCGTGCTGACCCTTGAGCGCAGCAAGCATGAAGACGGCGGCATCGAGATCGACGAAGCCACCTTCGCCTGCTGCCCGGACAACTCCATCGACTACGCGGTGATGGAAAAGACCCAGCGCGCCTGCGTGGTGCCGCTGACTGCCGGCTGGAGCGACGTGGGCTGCTGGTCGTCGCTGTGGGACGTTCACCAGAAAGACGAGAACGGCAACGTCACCAAGGGCGACGTGGTCATCCAGGACAGCCGCAACTGCATGATCCACGGCAACGGCAAGCTGGTGTCGGTGATCGGCCTGGACAACATCGTGGTCGTGGAAACCAAGGACGCGATGATGATCGCCCACAAGGACAAGGTCCAGGGCGTCAAGCAGATGGTCAACACCCTCAACGAGCAGGGCCGTAGCGAGACCCAGAGCCATCTGGAAGTCTACCGTCCGTGGGGTTCCTACGACTCGGTGGACATGGGCGGCCGCTTCCAGGTCAAGCGCATCTCGGTCAAGCCGGGTGCCAGCCTGTCGCTGCAGATGCACCACCACCGCGCCGAACACTGGATCGTGGTGTCCGGCACTGCCCAGGTGACCTGCGACGAGAACGTGTTCCTGCTCACCGAGAACCAGTCGACCTACATCCCGATCGCCTCGGTGCACCGCCTGAAGAACCCAGGCAAGATCCCGCTGGAAATCATCGAAGTGCAGTCGGGCAGCTACCTGGGCGAAGACGACATCGAACGCTTCGAGGACGTCTACGGGCGTACCGATTCGGTCGAGTCGGGTGTGCGTACCCAGACCATCGCTCGCTGA
- a CDS encoding alginate O-acetyltransferase AlgF: MTLKNTANRSAKNTLIKRCALAMGLSLGLGMVSLPTYAAGDAALYGPTAPKGSTFIRVYNASNSEVSATVGNTNLNDVAPLGSTAFSFMPGGDYTAKVGTQSMPVKLAGDHYYTLVNPASGKPLLVEEAPFKNKQKSLVRLQNLSDQSLTLKTADGKTDVVQAVSAKGTGQREINPVKVSLALYSGDKKVADVKPVALERGEAAVLYVTGSGSNLSPVWVKPPVETR; encoded by the coding sequence ATGACCTTGAAGAACACTGCCAATCGTTCGGCCAAAAACACCCTGATCAAGCGCTGCGCCCTGGCCATGGGCCTGAGCCTCGGTCTGGGCATGGTTTCCCTGCCGACCTATGCCGCCGGTGACGCCGCGCTGTACGGCCCGACCGCGCCGAAAGGCTCGACCTTCATCCGCGTGTACAACGCCAGCAACAGCGAAGTCAGCGCCACCGTCGGCAACACCAACCTCAACGACGTCGCGCCCCTGGGCAGCACCGCGTTCAGCTTCATGCCTGGCGGCGACTACACCGCCAAGGTGGGCACCCAGAGCATGCCGGTGAAGCTGGCTGGCGACCACTACTACACCTTGGTCAACCCTGCCAGCGGCAAGCCGCTGCTGGTCGAGGAAGCACCGTTCAAGAACAAGCAGAAGTCCCTGGTACGCCTGCAGAACCTCAGCGACCAGTCGCTGACCCTGAAGACCGCCGATGGCAAGACCGACGTGGTCCAGGCCGTCTCCGCCAAGGGCACCGGCCAGCGTGAAATCAACCCGGTGAAGGTCAGCCTGGCCCTGTACAGCGGCGACAAGAAAGTCGCTGACGTCAAGCCGGTCGCCCTGGAGCGCGGCGAAGCCGCCGTGCTGTACGTCACCGGCAGCGGCAGCAACCTGTCGCCAGTCTGGGTCAAGCCACCGGTCGAAACCCGCTAA